The sequence CCTTTTGTCACGTTTTGCTTGTTGTGCGCGTTTGAAAAACGTGAAAAATAGCCCGATTTTTCGAGTCCTCGCTGCGCTGGCATGCGGGCACGCCGCTGAGTTCAAAATGACTTCGATCGGCGAACCTTTCGTGCTCGCCACGGTGACGAACGAAGCCTTCCGCGGCGGCTCTTGCGTGCAGCCCGGACCGTCGGAGTCGTCTTCCGTGATCGTGACCCACGGACAGCTGTCGGCGTCTTTAGTGGAACTGGAAGGGCGCCCCTTCAAGATCAAGACGTGGCACACGTCCCACGCCGAACCTTTCACATGTCCCGTAGTGTACGACGCGTTACGAGCCCGGTACGTGGCAGCTAGCCGCGAGAGCGTGCTAATCCTACCGCCCCAAGATGCCGCCTCGGGCGGCGCGGAGGCAACACGTGAGCGCATCTCCGTTCCAGACCGAGTCTTCGCGGTCTTGCACCGAACTGGCGGTGAACCTCTGATCGTGCTCGGCAGCGGTGTCTGCACGACCCTAACAGAACTTCAGGGGTCTCCGGGGAAACGTTTTCGTTCCAATAAGTCGCGGATATGCGGCGAAGACGAGGAATTGCTGAGCGTGCAAGCGGCCACGGAAGGCGGCCGCAACGGATTGCCGACTTTGCTGCTGGTCGTGACCTCAAAAGCCTCCAGGCCTTACAGGTGCCGTCTGTTTCGCGTCGGAGACGCGGAAATCGAACAGATATCGGAGACTTCGATCCCTAAAAAAGACAGGCCCGCCGTTTGCCTGTTCAATGGCGATCTACTGAGCTTAGGTGAAGACGGCATCCTGTCAGGTCGTAAGATGCCGTTGTCCGGGCCCCACGAAGCGTTTCTCGCGGCTGTGGACGATAGTAGAGTCCTCGTAGGCCTTCGAGACAAGGTTCTCGTGTGGAACGTCAGGTTTGGAACGATGGAGGCGTCCAGGACTTTAGAAGGGCAGCAGGCGACGGCGGTCAAGCAGTGGGCGCTCGTCAGGAAGGACCTGGCGTGCTACGTTGTCCAAGGTGCCGTGGCCGGCAGCAATAACGTGATGTGCGTGTCGGTGAAGCTGGGACGCCCCACACTATGTCAAGTAGTCGGGCTCGGAGCTAGAGCCGAAGTCGGTGGACTTCAAACGGCAGCGGAGGTCGCGTCGAAAGTCTGCGCGGGAGACCCCAACACCGTGGTCCAGGCGTTAGCACCGGTGAGTTTGGAGGAAGTGTATTCGGTCGGTTATTTGCTGCTTCAAAATCCTCACGTTGGTTGATGCAGTGTCTTAAGTTTCGCTGGTACGCTCAAACTACACCACCATTTTTAAGATAACGAGGGTTTCCTTACGGTGCGCGACCTTTACAACGAAGTCACCTGTATATCGAAGTGTCGTGAAGTACCCGATCGCCTCATTTCTAAAGCACTTGTTCTTAGCGCCATGCCTATGGTGCAGAGGTGGCTCATTTGTTGCTTCAATTTAACTAGAATGTCCGAAATTTTGAGGCATTTCTTGCACCGTTTGCATCCTATAAACGAGTCATTAGACATCACCAGGTTTGCAACGTAGCTGTTTAGTAAATGTGAGTGAGCTTTTCTATAAAATGGTTAGCTAAAATGTACTGCCACACTGAAGTTTATTACAAAAGTTATGTAACTTCATCATGTCATATATTCAAATTCCTGTTTCTTATGATTCACACTAGGGAGTGCTGTTCGATATCTTGCTGCCATGTATGAAATTTTGTTCGACACTGTTTCATttttcttccccctctctctatGTACAACCAGTTATATGAACATTTTTTTCATATGTTAACACCAACACTTGCCCTCGCATTATTGCCCCTATAACTCTAGAGCTTCATGGAGACAGATCAGACGATTAATCTACTTATCGATGTATAGTCATGACAAATATGAGCTATTTCCTTATTTAAGTTTTGTGGTCACATACGCCATCATGCTTCAGTGTACAATGTTTTGAGTTTGTAAGTAGCTTTACTGTCATTAGAAATGACTAGCGACTTGATCTTCCTATAGTCAAAACTGAGCAGCTGCCTCTGTTACAGCACTCGTCTAGTCCAGATCTACAACCTCCAGCGAAAGTTTGTGGGACGGTTTACGACCTGTAGTAGTTCTTGTCACCCGCTAGAACAAACGCTTCGTGCACTAACAGAACAGAAACTCGCATTGGCAGTGGAGCCATGTTCCCATAAACTTTTGCTGCCGGTTGTACTTCCGTAAAGTTTTCATCGCGACCTACTGGAACTCGTGACTTGCACAGAAGTCCCCACTGCAGCACACATGTTCTAGTTCACTCCTTCTGCCACTAGGGATGGAACGTATGAGCGGCGTGGCAGTAGTCAACACCTGTTCGCTGACTTCAGCTTCAGCACTGATGGTGATGTTTCGGCCAGTGCAGAGCCATATCATCTAATTATTACACATAGGTACAAAATACCTCAAAAATAGAAGCCCAGCTATCtgtgcaggtcaggagtacagtaggtcatGGTTTTCATCATCACCTCACTCATGAATTCTTTTTTGCTTGCATGTCTGACGCAGGTCGCCGACGCATTGCCAGAACGAGACCTCGTCACGCTGGTGGGACGTCTGTTCCAAAACGGTGTCCCGCCCCCTGCCGGCTCGCCTGAAGTCACAGCCCTCCACAGTCTTCTGCGCTGCCCGCACACGTGTGACATACTTGTTCAGTGCCTCCGCAACTACTTGCACTCTGAACAGGCTACGGCCTTGTTTGTCTATCTGATCGGCGTCCTCGAACATTACTCCCTGGCTGATCGGGACGAAATCCCGCTTGAAAAAGTGATCGACTGGCTGTCGTGCCTGTTGGACGCTCACTTCAATCGCTGGGCCCTGGACACCGGGCCAATTGCCGTCGGCGATCTGCTGAGGAGACTGTCGACGGCGGTGTCGCACGTTCAGGAACTGTTCGGCGATCTGTGTGAGCTGGAGCAGTGGTTGATGCTCGTCCTCGGCAAAACGAACACGCTCAAATTCGAGGACCCGAGCCTGTACACAATAGAAATCTTAGAGATTTGATCCATCGGGAGTGAGACCTCCTCAAACGAGGGGGTGAGAGGAGAGTCAATGTGCCAATGAATTTGGGCCCGGTCCAGTGCTGGATGACCCAGACACGTGGACGTGCAAAGTGAGGCAAAAAATATATAACCTCGGCCAGTTTCGAAGAAGCTGGCAGTCGGGAACGCTAACGTCGTCTTGGTGGCAGTCGCCCCCCCACTCGGGATTCTGCAAGTGCCTTTCGGAGCTCTCAAAGACTGCTGTGAAAATAAAGGTGCTTTCGAGGATTTTGTAACacattgtgtgtgtttgtgcctgCTTTGTAGAAGACCCgctgcagtggtctagtggttatggcactcaactCGAATGCTGCAGGATCGGATCCCCGCCgtagcggccacatttcgatggaggcaaaaagaagcccacgtgcttagatttaggtgcacgttaaagaagcccaggtggttgaaatttctggttccttccactatggcgtctctcgtaatcatattgtggtttcggaacataaaaccccaacgattattattatttgtagaaGCACCCTCCTCTGCAATGGCAGATGAAGCATTCCTGCCACTGTTGCAGGTTTGTCCCCTGTCATTTGGTTAACATGTGCAAGAAAGATCTATGTTTGCAGTGTAGTTGCACATTGGTCTTGTTGGTGATTCCTCATAACAGCCGCTGGCATAGCACATCCAGGAAGGGACCAAGCAAGTAACTCAGGCACAAACACACTGCGCTAGTGTGGCACTGTGTGTGTGCTTCTATGTTGCTCATTTGGTACCACCATGGATGCACTACACCATTGGTTGTTTGCTGATATCGCGATACCAGCATACCATCCTTGTAACATCGTGTGCAATCTATGCGCTGTCACAAAAACTAAAGAGGTTAAGAAGCTAGTGCTAACTAGTCAACTGAAGTTCACTAATTTTAATTGAGGGTGTACGTTGCTCACAGATTGAAGCTTGACCTTTTTGGGACTAAGTAGTGCACATACTTTCGCTTCCACTATCTTCAGTTTGCGTTATATTGACATATTTTCATTTTGAGCACATGCATCAGAGCCTCATCAGAGCATCAGTAGCTACATTCATAGCGACACGACATAGTTATCTAGAGCAGTTGCACATACCACTTGTTATGctaaaaatttttgtgtttctatCCGTGAGCATTGCACGGCTACTACGAAGAATCACGTTATCAAGCATGAGCTTTCAATTTCAATGACGTGATTGTAGGAAGCACAATGCGAGTAGAACAGTATGACAGTTTGACACTTTCTGCAATATTTTATCTGTACTTGTAATGAGGGAAGATATTGAACATTGCAACATCACCATGTGGCAACATCGCACACTAACGCAGAATGCTTTATATAATCGCAAATAGTGTTATACCCTGTTACGTTAATCTATAGTCAGTCGGTAAGCCGGTGATGTCACACGGGTTTAGTAGCACACATTTGGGGGTTAGTTGGTGCATTCTTTCAGAAAGGAAGGATTGTGCAAAAAACGCAGCACATCGAGGACCGAGATGACGGCACCTGCGACGCGGGTTTATGAACACATTGAGTACAAAGGGTCTGTACGAGTATGCACCTATTTGCAGCCTTCCCTTTCTTCTTTGTTATGAACAGTAACTGTGCTGCCTCTACTTCTGAGCAGAATGCTGTGAACAAGAAACAGACCTTGTTCCAGAAAGATGAAATCTGTAGCTCAAGCATCATGGCTGCTGCTAGAAGTAACTGGTGAGCAACCGCTCAAATGTTTTGAACCTGGCTGTAGTTCAAGCAGCAAAAGTGAGCTTCGTAATTTCACATTGAGGTACATGAATGGTTCGAAAGCTTAGTCCTCACCACTTCGATGGGCCAGTTACAACAACACGTTAGCATCGTAGTACTTTTTATGGTGTATCCATTCTAAGAACTTCTATGCGTACGTCCACATCTCGTGGTTACAAGGGGGCGATAGGGATTGCTTATTTCGAGCAAGCTATGTTGTTCAATCATGCTGGCCTTAATGTAGATTAAAGACTGTTATGTTTGCTCGATACCTACAAAAAGCAGCTAGACCAAAGCGCTctttactctttcacaattccaaaatcaccgcgcttaccgcgagaagacgcttggtaagcgagaaaacgcgcaaaaagaaaattcgggtggcgacgccacctcgaaatTCCCGCACTAAaggtcgtgacgtcatagattttgacggcaacTACTAGGTCCTACCATATACTCTATGGGTCCTACagagttcctaatcagtaaaatgaagtacattgtcctctgaggaggccatacataccatgtttcaggaaatttcgtcaagccaatgtcgccaaaaaaaatacgaaaaatacttcTTAAAAGACGTCACGTGCGGCAATTTCGgcgctaaatttaaaaatgaaactttgaccttgattttattctctattaataaagctatgatggtgaaattaacgtcgttagagttctcagagtacaatttatcggtctaaaccgattcattgtttcactttagtgttcctttaacaaCTTTAAACTGTCGCGGTTACCGTAAGGAGCGCTGGCTACCGACTCAATTCGCCTTGCCTCGGTGGGCGTGGCGTGACGTAACGCTGCTGGTAGGTGGCTTTTCCCGCAAGCGTGCAAGTAGCCGTGAGGCGAAGCCGACGTTCACTTTCACGCTTGCAACGTGATCGGCGTGGCTCCCGAAGTTTGGAGGAGGCACGCATAGCGTCCTTTTCAACGCAGGGGTCTCATCTAGTCAACAACACCTCCGAGTGACCGTCGAGACGAAAGACTACGATAATGTCTCGGAACGTCGTTTTCCTGGCGCTGTTCTTGGTCTCCATGAATTGCCTAGCCGCAGCCCACAGCGGTAACAAGTACAGCGAAGCCATGAACAAAGTTGGACCACCTCCCCCCGCAAACGCCGAGAAAAAACCGTTTCGCATGCACAAGCTCAACCTGATTTGGGAGAAGGCACAGAAGGTAAGCGCAGCACTGATTTCACTGTTGAAACGTCGACTTATTTCGGCGATGAAGGGTTCTTTCCCCCGGCGTTTTCATTAGTCGACGCGTCACTTCAGCGATAAAGCCTGCCACACGAAATCTTCAGTAATGCTCGTGTTAGTTACTCTACGAGAGGCTTTCAAACAAGTTGCAGGCAAAGTTGCGCCGCGTGATCACTGTGGCGCACACACAAACGTTTTCATCATTTTCATCGCAATCTTCACGGACGTAATGCGTTAGCTGAACCGAAATCTCCGCGCCAATTAACCCGAATCTCCACATTATCGAACGTCTTCAACGTTTCTGTAATGCTTGTAAACGCATTACTCGATATGTTTGCGCCCTAAGCTCTCTGATAGGTACGGTGTCGACGACTGAGCTGTCATAATTGATATGTCCACGTCTTCGCTTATGTTGTACACAACGCGGCGAGGTTACAGGAAGGAAGTTCGGTTCATTAACACGCGAAGCGTGTTTCTTTATCTAGTGCGGCTTCTGATACTTTCTAAAAGTCTTGTCTTTGCGGCACATCATCTAGTGCCCATTAGTGTGGTCTGTTGGGAGAGATAAGACTTTTCTTCACTTGGGCATGTTGTCAAGAAATGGTATGAGGAGACAGACAAAGCGAGCGCTGAGTATCAACCGAAATTTTATTGGAAAC comes from Rhipicephalus sanguineus isolate Rsan-2018 chromosome 7, BIME_Rsan_1.4, whole genome shotgun sequence and encodes:
- the LOC119400290 gene encoding uncharacterized protein LOC119400290, with product MTSIGEPFVLATVTNEAFRGGSCVQPGPSESSSVIVTHGQLSASLVELEGRPFKIKTWHTSHAEPFTCPVVYDALRARYVAASRESVLILPPQDAASGGAEATRERISVPDRVFAVLHRTGGEPLIVLGSGVCTTLTELQGSPGKRFRSNKSRICGEDEELLSVQAATEGGRNGLPTLLLVVTSKASRPYRCRLFRVGDAEIEQISETSIPKKDRPAVCLFNGDLLSLGEDGILSGRKMPLSGPHEAFLAAVDDSRVLVGLRDKVLVWNVRFGTMEASRTLEGQQATAVKQWALVRKDLACYVVQGAVAGSNNVMCVSVKLGRPTLCQVVGLGARAEVGGLQTAAEVASKVCAGDPNTVVQALAPVADALPERDLVTLVGRLFQNGVPPPAGSPEVTALHSLLRCPHTCDILVQCLRNYLHSEQATALFVYLIGVLEHYSLADRDEIPLEKVIDWLSCLLDAHFNRWALDTGPIAVGDLLRRLSTAVSHVQELFGDLCELEQWLMLVLGKTNTLKFEDPSLYTIEILEI